From the genome of Mustela lutreola isolate mMusLut2 chromosome 16, mMusLut2.pri, whole genome shotgun sequence, one region includes:
- the LOC131818530 gene encoding C-type lectin domain family 18 member A-like isoform X1 translates to MLGPAPSAQLGGPRPGLLPVLLALLGMAWTEPKLLPLQEEQAPMPGALSSKETFLLLSMHNRLRSRVQPPAANMQRMDWSESLAQWAQARAALCGAPVLSPASAPRAPQQVGWNVQLLPAGSASFVSVVDLWFAERRWYSHAAAECAHNATCTHYTQLVWATSSQLGCGRHRCSGAQAEMEAFVCAYSPGGNWEVNGKTIVPYKKGSWCSLCTASVSGCFKAWDHAGGLCEVPRNPCRMSCRNHGRLNVSTCHCHCPPGYTGRYCQVRCSVQCVHGRFREEECSCVCDVGYGGAQCATKVHFPFHTCDLRIDGDCFLVSSEADTYYGAKMKCQGKGGMLAQIESQKVQDILAFYLGRLETTNEVTDSDFETRNFWIGLTYKTTKDSFRWTTGEHQSFTSFAFGQPDNQGFGNCVELQASAAFNWNDQRCKTRNRYICQFAEEHISRWDLGP, encoded by the exons ATGCTGGGGCCGGCGCCCTCCGCCCAGCTGGGGGGCCCCCGGCCCGGCCTCCTCCCCGTGCTCCTGGCTCTCCTTGGCATGGCCTGGACAGAGCCGAAGTTACTCCCACTGCAGGAGGAACAGGCTCCGATGCCTGGAG CCCTGAGCAGTAAGGAGACGTTCCTGCTCCTCTCCATGCACAACCGTCTGCGTAGCCGGGTGCAGCCCCCCGCGGCCAACATGCAGAGAATG GACTGGAGCGAGAGCCTGGCCCAATGGGCTCAGGCCAGGGCGGCCCTGTGCGGTGCCCCAGTCCTGAGCCCCGCGTCAGCACCTCGAGCCCCCCAGCAAGTGGGCTGGAATGTGCAGCTGCTGCCGGCAGGCTCGGCGTCCTTCGTCAGCGTGGTGGACCTGTGGTTCGCAGAGCGGCGGTGGTACAGCCACGCGGCCGCCGAGTGTGCCCACAACGCCACCTGCACCCACTACACTCAG CTCGTGTGGGCCACCTCGAGCCAGCTGGGCTGTGGGCGGCATCGGTGCTCTGGGGCCCAGGCCGAGATGGAAGCCTTCGTCTGTGCCTACTCTCCCGG GGGCAACTGGGAGGTAAATGGGAAGACCATCGTCCCCTATAAGAAGGGCTCCTGGTGTTCGCTCTGCACGGCCAGCGTCTCGGGCTGCTTCAAAGCCTGGGACCACGCAGGAGGGCTCTGTG AGGTCCCCAGGAACCCATGTCGCATGAGCTGCCGGAACCATGGACGTCTCAACGTCAGCACCTGCCACTGCCACTGTCCCCCCGGCTACACGGGCAGATACTGCCAAG TGCGCTGCAGCGTACAGTGTGTTCACGGCCGGTTCCGGGAAGAGGAGTGTTCCTGCGTCTGTGACGTCGGCTACGGGGGAGCCCAGTGTGCCA CCAAGGTGCACTTTCCCTTCCACACTTGTGACCTGAGGATCGACGGAGACTGCTTCCTGGTGTCTTCGGAGGCAGACACCTACTACGGAGCCAAGATGAAATGCCAG GGAAAGGGCGGGATGCTGGCCCAGATCGAGAGCCAGAAAGTGCAGGACATCCTCGCCTTCTACCTGGGCCGCCTGGAGACCACCAATGAGGTGACCGACAGTGACTTTGAAACCAGAAACTTCTGGATCG GGCTCACCTACAAGACCACCAAGGACTCCTTCCGCTGGACCACGGGGGAGCACCAATCCTTTACGAGTTTCGCCTTTGGGCAGCCCGACAACCAGGG GTTCGGCAACTGTGTGGAACTACAGGCGTCCGCCGCCTTCAACTGGAACGACCAGCGCTGCAAAACCCGAAACCGTTACATCTGCCAGTTTG CTGAGGAGCACATTTCCCGGTGGGACCTGGGGCCCTGA
- the LOC131818530 gene encoding C-type lectin domain family 18 member C-like isoform X2, producing MLGPAPSAQLGGPRPGLLPVLLALLGMAWTEPKLLPLQEEQAPMPGALSSKETFLLLSMHNRLRSRVQPPAANMQRMDWSESLAQWAQARAALCGAPVLSPASAPRAPQQVGWNVQLLPAGSASFVSVVDLWFAERRWYSHAAAECAHNATCTHYTQLVWATSSQLGCGRHRCSGAQAEMEAFVCAYSPGGNWEVNGKTIVPYKKGSWCSLCTASVSGCFKAWDHAGGLCEVPRNPCRMSCRNHGRLNVSTCHCHCPPGYTGRYCQVRCSVQCVHGRFREEECSCVCDVGYGGAQCATKVHFPFHTCDLRIDGDCFLVSSEADTYYGAKMKCQKLLDRAHLQDHQGLLPLDHGGAPILYEFRLWAARQPGVRQLCGTTGVRRLQLERPALQNPKPLHLPVC from the exons ATGCTGGGGCCGGCGCCCTCCGCCCAGCTGGGGGGCCCCCGGCCCGGCCTCCTCCCCGTGCTCCTGGCTCTCCTTGGCATGGCCTGGACAGAGCCGAAGTTACTCCCACTGCAGGAGGAACAGGCTCCGATGCCTGGAG CCCTGAGCAGTAAGGAGACGTTCCTGCTCCTCTCCATGCACAACCGTCTGCGTAGCCGGGTGCAGCCCCCCGCGGCCAACATGCAGAGAATG GACTGGAGCGAGAGCCTGGCCCAATGGGCTCAGGCCAGGGCGGCCCTGTGCGGTGCCCCAGTCCTGAGCCCCGCGTCAGCACCTCGAGCCCCCCAGCAAGTGGGCTGGAATGTGCAGCTGCTGCCGGCAGGCTCGGCGTCCTTCGTCAGCGTGGTGGACCTGTGGTTCGCAGAGCGGCGGTGGTACAGCCACGCGGCCGCCGAGTGTGCCCACAACGCCACCTGCACCCACTACACTCAG CTCGTGTGGGCCACCTCGAGCCAGCTGGGCTGTGGGCGGCATCGGTGCTCTGGGGCCCAGGCCGAGATGGAAGCCTTCGTCTGTGCCTACTCTCCCGG GGGCAACTGGGAGGTAAATGGGAAGACCATCGTCCCCTATAAGAAGGGCTCCTGGTGTTCGCTCTGCACGGCCAGCGTCTCGGGCTGCTTCAAAGCCTGGGACCACGCAGGAGGGCTCTGTG AGGTCCCCAGGAACCCATGTCGCATGAGCTGCCGGAACCATGGACGTCTCAACGTCAGCACCTGCCACTGCCACTGTCCCCCCGGCTACACGGGCAGATACTGCCAAG TGCGCTGCAGCGTACAGTGTGTTCACGGCCGGTTCCGGGAAGAGGAGTGTTCCTGCGTCTGTGACGTCGGCTACGGGGGAGCCCAGTGTGCCA CCAAGGTGCACTTTCCCTTCCACACTTGTGACCTGAGGATCGACGGAGACTGCTTCCTGGTGTCTTCGGAGGCAGACACCTACTACGGAGCCAAGATGAAATGCCAG AAACTTCTGGATCG GGCTCACCTACAAGACCACCAAGGACTCCTTCCGCTGGACCACGGGGGAGCACCAATCCTTTACGAGTTTCGCCTTTGGGCAGCCCGACAACCAGGG GTTCGGCAACTGTGTGGAACTACAGGCGTCCGCCGCCTTCAACTGGAACGACCAGCGCTGCAAAACCCGAAACCGTTACATCTGCCAGTTTG CTGA
- the EXOSC6 gene encoding exosome complex component MTR3: MPGDHRRIRGPEESQPPQLYAADEDEAPAARDPTRLRPVYARAGLLSQAKGSAYLEAGGTKVLCAVSGPRQAEGSERGGGPAGAGGEAPAALRGRLLCDFRRAPFAGRRRRAPPGGGEERELALALQEALEPAVRLGRYPRAQLEVSALLLEDGGSALAAALTAAALALADAGVEMYDLVVGCGLSRTPEPAPTWLLDPTRLEEEHAAAGLTVALMPVLNQVAGLLGSGEGGPTESWAEAVRLGLEGCQRLYPVLQQCLVRAARRRGAAAPS; the protein is encoded by the coding sequence ATGCCCGGGGACCACCGCCGCATCCGCGGGCCCGAGGAGTCGCAGCCGCCGCAGCTGTACGCGGCCGACGAGGATGAGGCGCCCGCCGCCCGCGACCCGACGCGGCTGCGGCCCGTGTACGCGCGCGCCGGGCTGCTGAGCCAGGCCAAGGGCTCGGCCTACCTGGAGGCGGGAGGCACCAAGGTGCTGTGCGCCGTGTCCGGCCCGCGCCAGGCCGAGGGCAGCGAGCGCGGCGGCGGCCCGGCCGGAGCGGGCGGCGAGGCCCCGGCCGCCCTGCGCGGCCGCCTGCTCTGCGATTTCCGCCGCGCGCCCTTCGCGGGCCGCCGGCGCCGCGCGCCCCCGGGCGGCGGGGAGGAGCGCGAGCTGGCGCTGGCCCTGCAGGAGGCGCTGGAGCCGGCGGTGCGCCTGGGCCGCTACCCGCGCGCGCAGCTCGAGGTGTCGGCGCTGCTGCTCGAGGACGGCGGCTCGGCGCTGGCCGCCGCGCTCACCGCCGCCGCGCTCGCCCTGGCCGACGCGGGCGTCGAGATGTACGACCTGGTGGTGGGCTGCGGCCTGAGCCGCACGCCGGAGCCGGCGCCCACCTGGCTGCTGGATCCCACGCGACTCGAGGAGGAGCACGCCGCCGCCGGCCTCACCGTGGCGCTCATGCCGGTGCTCAACCAGGTGGCCGGGCTGCTGGGCAGCGGGGAGGGCGGCCCAACCGAGAGCTGGGCCGAGGCAGTGCGTCTGGGCCTGGAGGGCTGCCAGCGCCTCTACCCCGTCTTGCAGCAGTGCTTGGTGCGGGCTGCGCGCCGGAGGGGCGCCGCCGCGCCGTCCTGA
- the AARS1 gene encoding alanine--tRNA ligase, cytoplasmic yields the protein MDSTLTASEIRQRFIDFFKRNEHTYVHSSATIPLDDPTLLFANAGMNQFKPIFLNTIDPSHPMAKLSRAANTQKCIRAGGKHNDLDDVGKDVYHHTFFEMLGSWSFGDYFKELACKMALELLTQEFGIPVERLYVTYFGGDEAAGLEPDLECKQIWQNLGLDDSKILPGNMKDNFWEMGDTGPCGPCSEIHYDRIGGRDAAHLVNQDDPNVLEIWNLVFIQYNRESDGILKPLPKKSIDTGMGLERLVSVLQNKMSNYDTDLFVPYFEAIQKGTGARPYSGKVGADDADGIDMAYRVLADHARTITVALADGGRPDNTGRGYVLRRILRRAVRYSHEKLNASRGFFATLVDVVVQSLGDAFPELKKDPDMVKDIINEEEVQFLKTLSRGRRILDRKIQSLGDCKTIPGDTAWLLYDTYGFPVDLTGLIAEEKGLVVDMDGFEEERKLAQLKSQGKGAGGEDLIMLDIYAIEELREKGLEATDDSPKYNYHSDSSGTYAFESAVATVMALRRDKMFVEEVCTGQECGVVLDKTCFYAEQGGQIYDEGYLVKVEDNSEDKTEFTVKNAQVRGGYVLHIGTVYGSLRVGDQVRLFIDEPRRRPIMSNHTATHILNFALRSVLGEADQRGSLVAPDRLRFDFTAKGAMSTQQIKKAEEIANQMIEAAKPVYTQDCPLAAAKAIQGLRAVFDETYPDPVRVVSIGVPVSELLDDPSGPAGSLTSIEFCGGTHLRNSSHAGTFVIVSEEAIAKGIRRIVAVTGAEAQKALRKAESLKNSLSVMEAKVKAQTAPNKDVQREIADLGEALATAVIPQWQKDEFRENLKSLKKIMDDLDRASKADVQKRVLEKTKQLIDSNPNQPLVILEMESGASAKALNEALKLFKTHSPQTSAMLFTVDNEAGKITCLCQVPQNAANRGLKASEWVQQVSGLMDGKGGGKDVSAQATGKNVGCLQEALELATSFAQLRLGDVKN from the exons ttCAAACCCATCTTTCTGAACACTATTGACCCATCTCACCCCATGGCCAAGCTGAGCAGAGCTGCCAATACCCAGAAGTGCATCCGGGCTGGGGGCAAACACAACGACCTGGATGACGTGGGCAAGGATGTCTATCATCACACCTTCTTTGAGATGCTGGGCTCCTGGTCTTTCGGAGATTACTTCAAG GAATTGGCATGTAAGATGGCTTTGGAGCTTCTCACCCAAGAGTTTGGCATTCCAGTTGAGAGGCTTTATGTTACTTACTTTGGTGGGGATGAAGCAGCTGGCTTAGAACCAGACCTGGAGTGCAAACAGATCTGGCAAAACTTGGG GCTGGATGACTCCAAAATCCTCCCTGGCAACATGAAGGATAACTTCTGGGAGATGGGTGACACGGGCCCATGTGGTCCCTGCAGTGAGATTCACTATGACCGGATTGGTGGCCGGGATGCTGCACACCTCGTCAACCAGGATGACCCCAACGTGCTGGAGATTTGGAACCTTGTGTTCATCCAGTATAACAG GGAAAGCGATGGCATTCTGAAACCTCTTCCTAAGAAAAGCATTGACACAGGGATGGGCCTGGAGCGACTGGTGTCTGTACTGCAGAATAAGATGTCCAACTATGACACTGACCTTTTTGTTCCTTACTTCGAAGCCATTCAGAAG GGCACAGGTGCCCGGCCGTACTCGGGGAAAGTTGGTGCCGATGATGCTGATGGGATCGATATGGCCTACCGGGTGCTGGCTGACCATGCCCGGACCATCACCGTGGCACTGGCTGATGGCGGCCGACCTGACAACACAGGGCGGGG GTATGTGTTGAGACGGATTCTCCGCCGGGCGGTCCGATATTCCCATGAGAAACTCAATGCCAGCAGGGGGTTCTTTGCCACGTTAGTAGATGTTGTCGTCCAGTCGTTG GGTGATGCATTTCCTGAGCTCAAGAAGGACCCAGATATGGTGAAGGACATCATAAATGAAGAAGAAGTGCAGTTTCTTAAGACTCTCAGCAGAGGGCGCCGCATCTTGGACAGGAAAATTCAGAGCCTGGGAGACTGTAAAACCATTCCTG GGGACACTGCTTGGCTCCTCTATGACACCTATGGGTTTCCAGTGGATCTCACAGGACTGATTGCTGAAGAGAagggcctggtggtggatatggATGGATTTGAAGAGGAGAGGAAACTGGCCCAG CTGAAATCACAGGGCAAGGGAGCTGGAGGGGAAGACCTCATTATGCTGGACATCTATGCTATTGAAGAGCTCCGGGAGAAGGGTCTGGAAGCAACAGATGATTCCCCAAAGTATAATTACCATTCGGACTCCAGTGGGACCTATG CATTTGAAAGTGCGGTGGCGACAGTGATGGCTCTGCGCAGGGACAAGATGTTTGTGGAGGAAGTGTGCACGGGCCAGGAGTGTGGAGTGGTGCTGGACAAGACCTGTTTCTATGCCGAGCAAGGCGGGCAGATCTATGATGAAGGCTACCTGGTGAAGGTCGAGGACAACAGTGAAGAT AAAACAGAATTCACAGTGAAGAACGCTCAGGTGCGAGGAGGGTACGTGCTGCACATAGGGACCGTCTATGGCAGCCTAAGAGTCGGGGACCAGGTCCGGCTGTTTATTGATGAG CCCCGACGGAGGCCCATCATGAGCAACCACACGGCCACGCACATCCTGAACTTCGCCCTGCGCTCCGTGCTTGGGGAAGCGGACCAGAGAGGCTCCCTGGTTGCTCCTGACCGCCTTCGGTTTGACTTCACTGCCAAGGGAGCCATGTCCACCCAGCAGATCAAGAAGGCCGAAGAGATAGCCAACCAGATGATTGAGGCAGCCAAG CCTGTCTACACCCAGGATTGTCCCCTGGCAGCAGCTAAAGCCATCCAGGGCCTACGGGCTGTGTTTGATGAAACCTACCCTGACCCTGTGCGAGTCGTCTCCATTGGGGTCCCCGTGTCCGAGCTGCTAGATGACCCCTCTGGCCCTGCTGGCTCACTCACTTCCATTGAGTTCTGTGGGGGAAC GCACCTGCGGAATTCAAGTCACGCAGGCACTTTTGTGATTGTGAGTGAAGAAGCTATTGCCAAGGGCATCCGGAGGATCGTTGCCGTCACGGGGGCCGAAGCCCAGAAG GCCCTCAGGAAAGCAGAGAGCTTGAAGAACTCTCTCTCGGTCATGGAGGCCAAAGTGAAGGCTCAGACTGCGCCAAATAAGGACGTGCAGAGGGAGATCGCTGACCTTGGTGAG GCCCTGGCCACTGCAGTCATCCCCCAGTGGCAGAAGGATGAATTCCGGGAGAATCTCAAATCCCTGAAGAAGATCATGGATGACCTAGACCGGGCTAGCAAAGCCGATGTTCAGAAGCGC GTGTTGGAGAAGACAAAGCAGCTCATCGACAGCAACCCCAACCAGCCCCTTGTCATCTTGGAGATGGAGAGCGGCGCCTCGGCCAAG GCCCTGAATGAAGCCTTGAAGCTCTTCAAGACACATTCCCCTCAGACCTCTGCCATGCTCTTCACAGTGGACAATGAAGCTGGCAAGATCACGTGCCTGTGTCAAGTCCCCCAG aatgcAGCCAACCGGGGCCTGAAAGCCAGTGAGTGGGTGCAGCAGGTGTCCGGCCTGATGGACGGCAAGGGTGGTGGCAAAGATGTGTCAGCTCAGGCCACAGGCAAGAATGTGGGCTGCCTGCAGGAGGCGCTGGAGCTGGCCACTTCCTTTGCGCAGCTCCGCCTGGGAGATGTGAAGAactga